A section of the Streptomyces sp. 6-11-2 genome encodes:
- a CDS encoding metallophosphoesterase — MTRRQLAWHAAWFGGVVVLTVTGGEVISHLSGSSNAAPAGSADLRFVQVSDSHIGFQGPANMDVAGTFAAALSQVNSLGFRPDFVMHSGDMTHLSTPAQFDQVKQMLSQLRTDRIFTVPGEHDSIGDNGRAYRQAFGKNTLGDGWYSFDTHGVHFIALVNTLHLEQLGHLGKDQIDFVRKDIAGLSSDTPIVIFSHIPLFAMYPKWGWGTNDAVQVLSMLRRFSSVTCLNGHVHQLFTKTEGNITFHSAAPTCYPFPKPGHGPAPTPQVLPAGRLKDALGIRTVNYRQGSHALAVKDEKLA, encoded by the coding sequence ATGACCCGCCGTCAGCTGGCGTGGCACGCCGCCTGGTTCGGTGGCGTCGTGGTCCTGACAGTCACTGGAGGAGAGGTGATCAGCCATCTCTCCGGTTCGTCGAACGCGGCCCCGGCAGGCAGCGCGGACCTGCGGTTCGTGCAGGTCTCCGACAGCCATATCGGCTTCCAGGGACCGGCCAACATGGACGTCGCCGGCACGTTCGCCGCAGCGCTCAGCCAGGTCAACTCCCTCGGATTCCGACCCGACTTCGTCATGCACAGCGGCGACATGACGCACCTTTCCACCCCCGCCCAGTTCGACCAGGTCAAGCAGATGCTGTCGCAGTTGCGCACGGACCGGATTTTCACCGTGCCGGGCGAGCACGACTCGATCGGAGACAACGGACGCGCTTACCGACAGGCCTTCGGCAAAAACACCCTCGGTGACGGCTGGTACAGCTTCGACACCCACGGTGTGCACTTCATCGCGCTGGTCAACACTCTGCACCTGGAGCAACTCGGCCACTTGGGCAAGGATCAGATCGACTTCGTGCGCAAGGACATCGCCGGCCTGTCGTCGGACACCCCCATCGTCATCTTCAGTCACATTCCTTTGTTCGCGATGTATCCGAAGTGGGGCTGGGGCACCAACGACGCGGTGCAGGTGCTGTCGATGTTGCGCCGCTTCTCCTCAGTCACGTGCCTCAACGGGCACGTCCACCAGCTGTTCACCAAGACCGAGGGCAACATCACCTTCCACTCGGCCGCCCCCACCTGCTACCCGTTTCCCAAACCCGGCCACGGCCCTGCCCCCACTCCACAGGTGTTGCCCGCCGGACGCCTCAAGGACGCACTCGGCATCCGCACCGTCAACTACCGACAGGGCAGCCACGCACTGGCCGTCAAGGACGAGAAACTCGCATGA
- a CDS encoding DUF6529 family protein, with translation MTGPTGARMRRPARTVAGFLAALLPVAVAVGLFAFGRTHTPDYTSGLFGRHGVGVNDLKARLGSALMALAVVQLLLGLWMYRRLPGAGAAPHRVHPTHRLIGLLAFLLSLPIAYHCITAYGVEFTSSRVAVHSITGCVLYGAFVAKVLVVHSRRLPGWALPAAGGALVTAIAVMWYTAALWFFAGSAPGF, from the coding sequence ATGACCGGGCCCACGGGCGCGCGGATGCGGCGTCCCGCACGAACGGTGGCGGGCTTTTTGGCTGCTTTGCTGCCGGTCGCGGTGGCGGTCGGGCTGTTTGCGTTCGGCCGCACGCACACACCCGACTACACCAGCGGCCTGTTCGGGCGGCACGGCGTCGGCGTCAACGATCTCAAGGCGCGTTTGGGTAGCGCTCTGATGGCACTTGCGGTCGTTCAACTGCTGCTCGGGCTGTGGATGTACCGGCGCCTCCCGGGAGCGGGGGCCGCGCCGCACCGGGTGCACCCCACACACCGGCTCATCGGCCTCCTTGCCTTTCTGCTCTCGCTGCCTATCGCCTACCACTGCATCACCGCCTACGGAGTTGAGTTCACGAGCAGCCGAGTGGCGGTGCACTCCATCACGGGCTGCGTCCTGTACGGCGCGTTCGTCGCCAAGGTTCTGGTGGTACACAGCCGCCGACTGCCCGGTTGGGCGCTTCCGGCCGCCGGCGGTGCCCTGGTCACCGCCATCGCAGTGATGTGGTACACGGCCGCCTTGTGGTTCTTCGCCGGCTCCGCTCCCGGCTTCTGA
- a CDS encoding tetratricopeptide repeat protein: protein MKKPAAPVQWPVLVGTIPILASAFQPRDGLRRAVDEARGRVVLSSDSSVNIQQSDDHRPVQVLSGGGGVGKSQLAAAYAREAIKDNTDLVLWTSANDVQQVLAAYAQAALLVQAPGRTGADLEVDAQAFARWLASTDRRWLIVLDDITNPDAIDPWWPDSQRGTGWVLATTRLKDPRLTGGGRVGINVDVYTPAEATSYLTTRLTRDGKAHLLDGQAPALTEALGCLPLALGHAAAHMLREGATCSAYLKQFTDRAARLDDLLPHWADTERYGRQVVTTLLIALEATDQDPHGRLARAALLVAALLDPTGHPHDLWATTPLLTYLAQQQSVGSARRILALRRKKKAARPIANDEARAALRLLDRYGLITYGNSADDLRAVRIHALTARAVRETITGIQRSAATTAIADALLHLWPDLDQTEPELASALRTSVDSLIAHAGDELWTPTHPHQVLFRAGSSLLDAGLGSTASAYWEQMAADCERRLPLGAANPNALTAYSRLAGAYMQVGRTKKAIRMLKRVATDHEQTFGVEHPQTVIARHNLAVCYSQSGRINEAIKLLKGVVAVRERWLGSEDPDTLAAQANLAFCYAEAGRISDAIAIEERVGPVLERLLGAEHRRTMFSRSNLASFYWRAGRTSDAIELMERVVADSERLLGAEHPDTLATRTELASSYSRAGRTSDAIELMERVVADTERLLGAEHPSTLATRTELASSYSRAGRTSDAIELMERVVADTERLLGAEHPQTRTASDALSQLRSPEIDLGQSSE, encoded by the coding sequence ATGAAGAAGCCTGCCGCGCCGGTGCAGTGGCCGGTGCTGGTGGGAACGATTCCCATACTGGCGTCTGCCTTTCAGCCGCGCGACGGGCTGCGTCGGGCTGTCGACGAAGCGCGAGGCCGCGTCGTGCTGTCCAGCGACAGTTCCGTCAACATCCAGCAATCCGACGACCATAGGCCTGTGCAGGTGTTGTCTGGCGGCGGCGGTGTGGGCAAGTCGCAGCTGGCGGCCGCCTACGCTCGCGAAGCGATCAAAGACAACACCGACCTGGTGCTGTGGACGTCAGCGAACGACGTCCAACAAGTCCTCGCCGCCTACGCCCAAGCCGCGCTGCTCGTTCAGGCACCCGGCCGAACTGGTGCGGACCTGGAAGTCGACGCACAGGCCTTTGCCAGATGGCTCGCGTCCACCGACCGACGGTGGCTGATCGTCCTGGACGACATCACCAACCCGGATGCGATCGATCCTTGGTGGCCGGACAGCCAGCGCGGCACCGGCTGGGTACTCGCCACTACCCGTCTTAAAGATCCGCGGCTGACCGGCGGCGGCCGGGTCGGCATCAACGTTGACGTCTACACCCCCGCCGAGGCCACCAGCTACCTCACAACCCGCCTCACCCGCGACGGCAAGGCCCACCTCCTCGACGGCCAAGCCCCCGCGCTCACTGAAGCCCTCGGATGCCTGCCACTGGCTTTGGGCCACGCCGCCGCACACATGCTCCGCGAAGGGGCCACCTGCAGTGCCTACCTGAAACAGTTCACCGACCGAGCCGCCCGCCTCGACGACCTCCTGCCCCACTGGGCGGACACTGAACGCTATGGTCGGCAAGTCGTCACCACCTTGCTCATCGCCCTTGAGGCCACTGACCAGGACCCCCACGGCCGTCTGGCCCGCGCTGCCCTTCTCGTCGCTGCCCTTCTCGACCCCACCGGACACCCCCACGACCTGTGGGCCACCACCCCTCTCCTCACCTACCTCGCCCAGCAACAATCCGTCGGATCAGCTCGACGGATCCTCGCCCTGCGCAGAAAGAAGAAGGCAGCTAGGCCAATCGCAAATGACGAAGCACGAGCCGCGCTACGGCTCCTGGACCGATATGGGTTGATCACCTACGGCAACTCTGCCGACGACCTCCGGGCGGTGCGCATCCACGCCCTCACCGCCCGCGCCGTGCGTGAGACCATCACGGGAATCCAACGCTCAGCGGCCACCACCGCAATTGCCGATGCGCTTCTCCACCTGTGGCCCGACCTTGACCAGACCGAGCCTGAACTGGCCAGCGCCCTACGCACCAGTGTGGACTCACTCATCGCGCACGCAGGTGACGAACTATGGACGCCCACACACCCCCACCAGGTGCTCTTCCGTGCGGGATCAAGCCTTCTCGATGCGGGGCTGGGCAGCACTGCCTCGGCCTACTGGGAACAAATGGCCGCAGACTGTGAGCGGCGGCTGCCGTTGGGTGCTGCGAACCCTAACGCCCTGACTGCCTATAGCAGGCTGGCTGGCGCCTATATGCAGGTAGGACGCACCAAAAAGGCGATCAGGATGCTGAAGCGGGTTGCCACCGACCATGAACAGACGTTCGGTGTCGAACACCCCCAAACCGTCATCGCCCGCCACAACCTGGCCGTTTGCTATTCCCAGTCGGGGCGCATCAACGAGGCGATCAAGCTGCTGAAGGGGGTAGTCGCTGTTCGTGAGCGGTGGCTGGGCTCCGAAGACCCCGACACTCTGGCTGCCCAAGCCAATCTCGCCTTCTGCTATGCAGAGGCGGGGCGGATCAGCGACGCGATCGCGATCGAGGAGCGGGTGGGTCCTGTGCTTGAACGGTTGCTGGGTGCCGAACACCGCCGCACCATGTTCTCCCGCTCCAACCTGGCCTCCTTCTACTGGCGGGCGGGGCGCACCAGTGACGCGATCGAGCTGATGGAACGAGTGGTCGCCGACTCCGAACGGCTGCTGGGGGCCGAGCACCCCGACACCCTGGCTACCCGGACCGAACTGGCCTCCTCGTATTCGCGGGCGGGGCGCACCAGTGACGCGATCGAGCTGATGGAACGAGTGGTCGCCGACACCGAACGGCTGCTGGGGGCCGAGCACCCCAGCACCCTGGCCACCCGGACCGAACTGGCCTCCTCGTATTCGCGGGCGGGGCGCACCAGTGACGCGATCGAGCTGATGGAACGAGTGGTCGCCGACACCGAACGGCTGCTGGGGGCCGAGCACCCCCAGACTCGGACTGCCTCCGATGCACTGTCTCAGTTGCGATCACCCGAGATTGACCTCGGGCAGTCTTCGGAGTGA
- a CDS encoding tetratricopeptide repeat protein has translation MQVQVRGGVGAGGDVSHNAIGPHSQVIDKREYHIHPRAGEVSWPLEIGVMPALASAFQPRALLREQINAARAGSAAVMTQVLSGGGGVGKSQLAAAYAAEALENGHADLVLWAAAGEAQQVIGLYAQAAALVAAPGANGADIEADAQAFLSWLATTPRRWLVVLDDITDPTAIEAWWPASRTGTGWVLATTRLHDACLTGGGRVRINVDVYSPDEAADYFQTRLAGDDAAHLIDAADELAEALGYLPLALGHAAAYMINQDLDCGEYLARFTSNRHRLDQMLPVSADTEGYGRQVAAALLLSLDAAQNSEPMGLARPALQLVALLDPAGHPQTLWNTPAVLDYLTQQRSSPAKRKRRASRKVPVTADQAHAVLQTLRRYALLACDKRHEPRAVRLHALTGQAVREITPSADFPALATTVANALLRIWPDPDQPNRDLAAVLRTNTDALAGHARDHLWRPEGHPVLYRAGRSLLDAGLDAAATVYWQDITADSERNLGPEHPDTLIARNNLALSYLRTGQIDNALAIQEQSLIQSERVLGSGHPETLTAQANLAISYAEAGRIDEAITLQEEGLVAGYEHVLGPDHPNTLTARANLAALYAKAGRIDEAVGIEEQVLVDKERVLGPEHPDTLTARNNLATTYAQTGNASKTVGLLKQVLVGRERVLGPDHPETLAARANLGAFHAQVGRAEEALPLQEQALADRERVLGPEHPDTRVTRAKLATTYWQAGRTREAIKLQERVLADRERVLGPDHPDTRTARENLAAAYRQAKRIGDSH, from the coding sequence ATGCAAGTGCAGGTGCGCGGCGGTGTCGGGGCCGGCGGGGACGTTTCTCACAACGCGATCGGGCCGCACAGCCAGGTCATCGACAAGCGCGAGTACCACATCCATCCGCGAGCTGGGGAGGTCTCGTGGCCGCTGGAGATAGGTGTGATGCCTGCGCTGGCGTCGGCGTTCCAGCCCCGCGCTCTGCTTCGTGAGCAGATCAACGCCGCACGAGCTGGCTCCGCCGCGGTCATGACGCAAGTGCTGTCCGGCGGTGGCGGTGTGGGTAAGTCCCAGCTCGCTGCCGCCTACGCCGCCGAAGCCCTCGAGAACGGCCATGCGGACCTGGTGCTCTGGGCGGCTGCTGGCGAGGCCCAGCAGGTCATCGGCCTCTACGCGCAGGCCGCCGCACTCGTTGCGGCACCCGGCGCGAACGGTGCAGACATTGAGGCCGACGCCCAGGCTTTCTTGTCGTGGCTGGCCACCACGCCACGCCGATGGCTCGTGGTCCTCGACGACATCACAGACCCCACAGCAATTGAGGCGTGGTGGCCGGCAAGCCGGACCGGCACAGGGTGGGTGCTCGCCACTACGCGCCTTCATGATGCCTGCCTCACTGGCGGGGGGCGTGTCCGTATCAACGTTGATGTCTACAGCCCTGACGAGGCCGCCGACTATTTTCAGACCCGCTTGGCTGGTGATGACGCGGCCCATCTCATCGACGCCGCCGACGAACTGGCTGAGGCACTGGGGTATCTACCGCTGGCGCTTGGGCATGCCGCCGCGTACATGATCAACCAAGACCTTGACTGCGGCGAATATCTTGCTCGGTTTACCAGCAACCGACACCGCCTGGACCAAATGCTGCCCGTATCGGCGGACACCGAGGGCTACGGACGACAGGTTGCCGCTGCCCTCCTGCTCTCCCTCGATGCCGCCCAGAACTCTGAACCCATGGGTCTTGCCCGTCCTGCGCTCCAGCTCGTGGCCCTGCTCGACCCGGCCGGTCATCCGCAAACCCTGTGGAACACCCCAGCGGTTCTCGACTACCTCACTCAACAGCGAAGCTCACCAGCCAAGAGGAAGAGACGAGCTTCCCGAAAAGTACCGGTGACCGCTGACCAAGCCCACGCCGTCCTTCAGACGCTGCGCCGCTACGCGCTCCTCGCTTGCGACAAACGCCACGAGCCCCGTGCTGTGCGCCTCCACGCCCTCACCGGTCAGGCTGTCCGCGAAATCACGCCATCAGCGGACTTTCCCGCCTTGGCGACCACGGTCGCAAACGCCCTCTTGCGTATTTGGCCCGACCCGGACCAGCCCAATCGTGACCTCGCAGCCGTTCTGCGCACAAACACTGACGCCCTCGCGGGACACGCCAGAGACCACCTCTGGCGCCCCGAAGGCCATCCCGTGCTCTACCGCGCAGGCCGCAGCCTTCTGGATGCGGGCCTCGATGCGGCAGCGACCGTTTACTGGCAGGACATCACCGCCGACAGCGAGCGCAATCTCGGCCCCGAGCACCCAGACACCCTCATTGCTCGCAACAACCTCGCCCTGTCCTATTTGCGTACAGGGCAGATCGACAACGCCCTGGCGATTCAAGAGCAGAGCCTTATCCAGAGCGAGAGAGTTCTCGGTTCCGGCCACCCCGAAACCCTCACTGCCCAGGCCAATCTCGCCATCTCCTACGCAGAAGCGGGACGCATCGACGAAGCCATCACTCTCCAGGAGGAGGGTCTTGTGGCCGGTTACGAACACGTCCTCGGACCGGACCACCCCAACACTCTCACCGCTCGCGCCAACCTTGCTGCCCTCTATGCGAAGGCGGGACGCATCGACGAAGCCGTCGGTATCGAGGAGCAAGTGCTCGTTGACAAGGAACGCGTCCTCGGACCCGAGCACCCAGACACCCTCACCGCCCGCAACAACCTCGCCACTACCTATGCACAGACGGGGAACGCGAGTAAGACTGTGGGCCTCCTCAAGCAGGTCCTCGTCGGCCGCGAACGCGTCCTCGGGCCGGACCACCCTGAAACCCTCGCCGCGCGAGCCAACCTCGGCGCCTTCCATGCGCAAGTGGGACGCGCTGAAGAAGCCCTTCCCCTTCAGGAACAAGCCCTCGCCGATCGGGAACGTGTCCTCGGGCCGGAACACCCCGACACCCGCGTCACCAGAGCCAAACTCGCCACCACATACTGGCAGGCAGGACGGACCAGAGAAGCCATCAAGCTCCAAGAACGGGTCCTGGCCGATCGGGAACGCGTCCTCGGCCCGGACCACCCCGACACCCGCACCGCCCGAGAAAACCTCGCCGCTGCATACCGGCAGGCGAAGCGGATCGGCGATTCTCACTGA
- a CDS encoding DUF6233 domain-containing protein, with amino-acid sequence MNDLPPDLPRLRTLETWLALSLDRVRQQIAAAERREQERQRGEQGRPPMPDWILEGGLNRGSPPVAVHVGGCHMAGKRWKGVSRDVALRALTEGIDACGHCRPDAALGYLDG; translated from the coding sequence ATGAACGATCTGCCGCCCGATTTGCCTCGCCTCCGAACCCTGGAGACTTGGCTCGCCCTGTCGCTGGACCGGGTACGGCAGCAGATCGCGGCGGCGGAACGCCGTGAGCAGGAGCGACAGCGGGGCGAGCAGGGTCGGCCGCCCATGCCCGACTGGATCCTCGAAGGCGGTCTCAACCGCGGCTCGCCCCCCGTCGCCGTGCACGTCGGGGGCTGCCACATGGCTGGCAAACGTTGGAAAGGCGTCTCCCGGGACGTCGCCCTTCGGGCGCTCACCGAGGGCATCGACGCGTGCGGGCACTGCCGGCCCGATGCGGCGCTCGGCTACCTAGACGGCTGA
- a CDS encoding cupredoxin family copper-binding protein has translation MTMNAISSPPARRSRTAYLTAVAVAGALGLLSACGGSSHPKPAGSLSPGPGQTLPGTPGASGTGGTVTPPPITPSTSPTSGQPSAATAANAVTIKNFAFSPAKLTVKAGTKVTWTNTDQDTHTVTSKKGSGGPLKSGGLTTNATYSYTFTKPGTYAYYCTIHPFMTATVEVTP, from the coding sequence ATGACCATGAATGCGATCTCCTCTCCGCCGGCCCGGCGGTCGCGTACGGCGTACCTGACCGCTGTCGCCGTTGCCGGAGCACTGGGACTGCTCAGCGCGTGCGGCGGATCGTCGCACCCCAAACCGGCCGGCTCGCTGAGTCCCGGACCCGGGCAGACCCTGCCGGGAACGCCCGGCGCCTCCGGAACGGGCGGTACGGTCACCCCGCCACCAATCACGCCCTCGACCTCACCTACGAGCGGCCAGCCGTCCGCTGCGACGGCCGCCAACGCGGTGACGATCAAGAACTTCGCGTTCTCACCGGCCAAATTGACGGTCAAAGCGGGCACGAAGGTGACCTGGACCAACACCGACCAAGACACTCACACCGTCACCAGCAAGAAAGGATCGGGCGGGCCGCTGAAGTCGGGAGGCCTGACCACCAACGCCACCTACAGCTACACGTTCACCAAACCCGGCACCTACGCCTACTACTGCACCATCCACCCGTTCATGACCGCCACCGTGGAGGTGACCCCATGA
- a CDS encoding FAD-dependent oxidoreductase — translation MMARPTFVIVGASLAGAKAAEALRERGFDGRIVLFGDEPEPPYERPPLSKGYLMGKQDREALFVHPSQWYTDHEIDLRLDTTVTTIDRAEHAVTASGGETIGYDKLLLATGASPRRLDVPGADLDGVLYLRRVEDCERIKHTFQHSSRMVFVGGGWIGLEVAAAAREAGVQATILEPGELPLLRLLGPQIAPVFADLHREHGVDLRLTAQVTEIVNSGDGKAAGVRLADDSLIDADAVVVGIGAVPNTALAADAGLQVNKGVVVDAALRTSDPDICAAGDVARAFHPMLGKHIRVEHWANALHQPAVAARSMLGERASYDRVPYFFTDQYDLGMEYAGYTEPGAYDDVVVRGDLGRREFIAFWLADGRVLAGMNVNVWDVNEAIQQLVRSGTQVDRGALADPDTPLDQLVTG, via the coding sequence ATGATGGCAAGACCCACTTTCGTGATCGTCGGGGCGAGTCTGGCCGGGGCCAAGGCCGCCGAAGCGCTGCGCGAGCGCGGCTTCGACGGCCGTATCGTGCTCTTCGGGGACGAGCCGGAGCCGCCGTACGAGCGGCCGCCGCTGTCCAAGGGGTACCTGATGGGCAAGCAGGACCGCGAGGCGCTCTTCGTGCACCCTTCGCAGTGGTACACCGACCATGAGATCGATCTGCGACTGGACACCACAGTCACCACGATCGACCGCGCAGAGCACGCTGTCACCGCCTCCGGTGGTGAGACGATCGGCTACGACAAACTGCTGCTGGCCACCGGCGCCTCCCCACGCCGCCTTGACGTTCCCGGCGCCGACCTGGACGGTGTGCTCTACCTGCGCCGCGTCGAAGACTGCGAACGCATCAAGCACACCTTCCAGCACTCCTCCCGCATGGTGTTCGTCGGCGGGGGCTGGATCGGCCTTGAGGTGGCCGCCGCTGCCCGCGAGGCGGGCGTCCAGGCGACCATCCTCGAACCGGGCGAGCTCCCGTTGCTGCGGCTGCTCGGCCCGCAGATCGCGCCCGTCTTCGCCGACCTGCACCGAGAGCACGGTGTGGACCTGCGGCTTACCGCACAGGTCACCGAGATTGTGAACAGTGGCGACGGAAAGGCCGCCGGGGTGCGGCTCGCGGACGACTCCCTGATCGACGCCGACGCGGTCGTGGTCGGCATCGGCGCCGTCCCCAACACCGCCTTGGCTGCTGATGCCGGGCTCCAGGTGAACAAGGGCGTCGTCGTCGACGCGGCACTGCGCACCTCGGACCCGGACATCTGCGCGGCCGGGGATGTGGCCCGTGCCTTCCACCCGATGCTGGGCAAGCACATCCGCGTGGAGCACTGGGCCAACGCCCTCCACCAGCCCGCGGTGGCCGCGCGGTCGATGCTGGGCGAGCGCGCGTCCTACGACCGGGTGCCGTACTTCTTCACCGACCAGTACGACCTCGGCATGGAGTACGCGGGCTACACCGAACCCGGCGCGTACGACGACGTGGTCGTACGAGGCGACTTGGGGCGCCGGGAGTTCATTGCGTTCTGGCTGGCCGACGGCCGCGTGCTGGCTGGGATGAACGTCAACGTCTGGGATGTCAACGAGGCCATCCAGCAGCTGGTCCGCTCCGGCACCCAGGTCGACCGCGGCGCGCTCGCCGACCCGGACACGCCTCTCGACCAGCTCGTCACCGGCTGA